In a genomic window of Methylobacter sp. YRD-M1:
- a CDS encoding flavin reductase family protein, with amino-acid sequence MSVNADDFKKALQRWASGVTVVTTQSEKFGVQGMTVTAFSSVSVNPPQILVCLNDSADTSAGIEESRCFAVNVLNSEQQDVSNQFAGGSSQQQRFENTSWEPGITGSPILTDSVMSLDCKVVDKVRAGTHWIIIGEVQDSICRSGDPLLYYCGNYRQLA; translated from the coding sequence ATGTCTGTCAATGCTGATGATTTTAAGAAAGCGCTACAACGTTGGGCCAGCGGCGTCACTGTCGTTACCACTCAATCTGAGAAATTCGGCGTGCAAGGCATGACCGTCACCGCGTTTTCCAGCGTTTCCGTCAATCCGCCTCAAATACTGGTGTGCCTCAATGATTCGGCCGATACTAGCGCCGGTATTGAGGAAAGCCGGTGCTTTGCCGTCAATGTACTGAATTCGGAACAACAGGACGTTTCCAATCAATTCGCAGGCGGCAGCAGCCAGCAGCAACGCTTTGAAAATACATCTTGGGAGCCTGGCATAACCGGCTCGCCCATCCTGACTGACAGCGTCATGTCACTGGACTGCAAGGTCGTCGACAAAGTGCGCGCCGGCACGCACTGGATCATTATAGGAGAAGTGCAGGACTCCATTTGCCGCTCGGGCGACCCGCTCCTGTATTATTGCGGCAATTACCGGCAACTTGCATAA